A single Desulfomicrobium macestii DNA region contains:
- a CDS encoding DotA/TraY family protein, translating into MAETTNAQTAPEFAQDIDFSSGNIGDGLLSSIFGDSWHNMYDSGPTSAVGPLLVDIFTLYNTAIAMAASAVILFLIMSGTMRAAHEGSFFSRYNSIASVMRGVAGAVGIIPIFGMSLVQMMVLSFAGFGFTTADRIAEMTAAHLSTGRPLTTFPAFHDQNKDKALLALLQLETCKAYKDTHYSQLGADPMPVSWDKNQIVYGKKNFFSMNDNSCGSLTIDAHYYQIARYAIDDVVQELRPIAESIVKNEQYQPTERLAAAKARFKQLDTELADVARIDIDKKAQDGIANFSQSVAVKGWMTLGTWYYTISEQTARFNQRVTYDFTPDVPDFTNMIDTELGGVGVYIIRSASFLHSNGVQVAEISGAETMQAITDAVFSILDGGGDPYLRLINLGHYAVQSAVVLVGVKSVAAVVSKLPIGAVAKAAGWVSDSGIIGTAVVLCMLGAGVFLSHVLPFIPLCIWIFGLCSVFISILQSVLAAPIWSAAHILPSDNGGHTKQGWMLLMSMTLRPILITIGFVCSYFILSGISWVFLESVKPYIVSGSVNTPGFDYINFFIRLTVTFILAGFAVAIIAIRAFGFMFQAADEILAWVGGQSQMSGDDKAASGKIIGAGMAAVTLGRGVGALKSGAKPVAAGAGKKALPQGSK; encoded by the coding sequence ATGGCAGAGACTACCAACGCACAAACAGCGCCGGAATTTGCGCAAGATATTGATTTTTCGTCCGGAAACATCGGTGACGGTTTATTGTCGTCAATTTTTGGCGACTCGTGGCACAATATGTACGATAGCGGTCCGACTAGCGCGGTTGGGCCGCTCTTGGTCGATATTTTTACATTGTACAACACTGCCATTGCTATGGCTGCAAGCGCTGTTATACTGTTTTTGATTATGTCCGGCACGATGCGGGCAGCGCACGAAGGCTCTTTTTTCTCGCGTTACAATAGTATTGCTTCTGTTATGCGTGGCGTAGCTGGTGCAGTAGGCATTATTCCGATTTTCGGCATGTCTCTTGTACAGATGATGGTTTTGTCTTTTGCAGGATTCGGATTTACAACTGCTGACCGTATCGCTGAGATGACAGCAGCGCACCTGTCGACAGGCCGCCCGCTTACTACATTTCCGGCATTTCACGACCAAAATAAAGATAAAGCGTTGCTTGCGCTCTTGCAATTAGAGACGTGTAAAGCTTATAAAGACACGCACTATAGTCAGCTTGGAGCTGATCCAATGCCGGTAAGCTGGGATAAAAATCAAATTGTTTACGGCAAAAAGAACTTTTTCAGCATGAATGATAACTCATGCGGCTCTTTAACAATAGACGCGCATTACTATCAGATTGCGCGTTATGCGATAGACGATGTTGTACAAGAGTTGCGACCGATTGCAGAGTCTATTGTCAAAAACGAGCAGTACCAGCCGACGGAACGACTTGCAGCAGCAAAAGCCCGTTTTAAACAGCTCGATACAGAGCTTGCGGATGTTGCGCGGATCGATATAGACAAAAAAGCGCAAGACGGTATTGCAAATTTTAGTCAGAGCGTTGCTGTTAAAGGATGGATGACGCTTGGCACATGGTATTACACAATATCAGAGCAAACAGCGCGTTTTAATCAGCGCGTCACGTACGATTTTACGCCAGACGTCCCGGATTTTACAAACATGATAGATACCGAGTTAGGCGGGGTCGGTGTCTATATTATTCGCAGTGCAAGTTTTTTGCATAGTAACGGCGTACAAGTCGCGGAAATTTCCGGCGCTGAGACAATGCAAGCAATCACTGATGCAGTTTTTAGCATATTGGACGGCGGCGGAGATCCGTATTTAAGATTAATAAATCTTGGACATTACGCAGTACAAAGCGCAGTAGTGCTAGTCGGTGTTAAATCAGTTGCAGCGGTTGTTAGCAAATTGCCGATTGGTGCAGTTGCAAAGGCCGCTGGTTGGGTCAGCGATTCGGGCATAATCGGTACGGCAGTTGTGTTGTGCATGCTCGGTGCAGGCGTTTTTCTTTCTCACGTATTGCCGTTTATACCGCTCTGCATTTGGATTTTCGGCCTGTGCTCTGTCTTTATAAGCATCCTGCAATCAGTGCTGGCCGCGCCGATTTGGTCAGCAGCACACATACTGCCGAGTGACAATGGCGGACACACTAAGCAAGGCTGGATGTTGTTAATGTCCATGACACTGCGTCCGATCCTCATTACAATCGGTTTTGTGTGCAGTTATTTTATTTTATCAGGTATTTCGTGGGTTTTCCTGGAAAGTGTTAAACCTTACATTGTATCTGGGTCCGTCAACACCCCAGGTTTCGACTACATCAATTTTTTTATCAGATTGACTGTTACATTTATACTCGCCGGTTTTGCAGTTGCAATCATTGCTATCAGAGCGTTCGGATTTATGTTCCAGGCGGCGGACGAAATTCTTGCATGGGTTGGCGGTCAATCGCAGATGAGCGGCGACGACAAGGCGGCTTCTGGCAAGATTATCGGCGCCGGAATGGCTGCCGTGACGCTTGGTCGCGGAGTCGGAGCGCTCAAGAGCGGCGCTAAGCCCGTGGCAGCCGGGGCAGGCAAAAAGGCATTGCCCCAGGGGAGTAAATAA
- the mobF gene encoding MobF family relaxase: MLEFKSIGAGDDAQGIADYYTDLAREDYYTHGGEPAGKWIGRGAERFGYCGETVGKADLYFAFEGYNHKYGNAIANNAGDKHKAGYDLTFSAPKSVSIVWATADEKTRKALSEAQQKAVEKAITYAEKSGAFIQREGHAGAIKTPYLDGVAVATFEHSTSRNLDPNLHTHAVVCNLAPNGKRIDFQASYVKELGAVYRAELALELREMGFAIERDRFSFSISEVPEELKKELSSRRAEIEKALNEKGLHSSKGAEVATLSTRQKKTEVDRSLLFENAKSAAVNHGFDPSACYGKTSLEWTKEDFLRDSFDHASTMTETRLKAALMESAQGVFDSKEALKKCQEMEQSGDLIRLQGPDGRVRYTSKEMFELEKDLVDRAESLSKNTWHTVSKDTLSVVYSTKTMADEQKKALEHIVADNRLAVVRGVAGAGKSYMLDGAREAWERTGIRVLGCAPSADAAKNLQESANIQSLTSHKLLSQIEFGQLKLDKKTVVVMDEAGMTGSRIMAQLVNKVDHAGAKLVLIGDTGQLQPVDPGAAMRSIQTKIGCEEMVEIRRQHNDVDRQIVRHLADGQAEKAVALMDERGQIHVHKDQSAIRETVANAVVADIVAGKSSLAMAGMNREVRQINDLVHAKLQENGLVAKDEKPFVTAYGDRGFAAGDRVLFRKNDYKAGLLNGQRATVLSSKENTLTVKLDGSDQVRTVTADDYKHLDFAYAVTVHKSQGATVDRAHYALDPSMVDSNLGYVAGSRHRESFAMHCTTEDRENLEKLLTRDREKDTSADYRREEKAPEVAQKSPALIEFEAQMARYKEMLAQQAAARERTAQAIARDREAAQEYSM; the protein is encoded by the coding sequence ATGTTAGAATTTAAGAGCATAGGCGCAGGTGATGACGCCCAAGGCATTGCAGATTATTACACTGATTTGGCGCGTGAAGACTATTATACTCATGGCGGAGAACCTGCCGGAAAGTGGATCGGAAGAGGTGCAGAAAGGTTTGGTTATTGCGGCGAAACGGTCGGTAAAGCAGACCTCTATTTTGCCTTTGAAGGCTATAATCATAAATACGGTAACGCTATTGCAAACAACGCTGGCGATAAACATAAAGCCGGATACGACCTCACTTTTTCGGCTCCAAAAAGTGTGTCGATTGTCTGGGCAACTGCGGATGAAAAGACGCGAAAAGCTCTTTCAGAAGCTCAGCAGAAAGCGGTTGAAAAGGCCATTACATACGCAGAGAAAAGCGGAGCTTTTATTCAGCGTGAAGGCCATGCCGGTGCAATCAAAACTCCATATTTAGATGGTGTTGCAGTGGCAACTTTTGAGCATTCTACGTCAAGGAATTTGGATCCTAACCTTCATACGCATGCGGTGGTTTGCAACTTAGCGCCGAACGGTAAACGCATCGATTTTCAGGCCAGTTATGTCAAAGAACTTGGTGCCGTGTATCGCGCAGAACTAGCGCTAGAACTGCGCGAGATGGGCTTTGCAATCGAACGTGACCGGTTCAGTTTTTCGATAAGCGAAGTACCAGAGGAATTGAAAAAAGAACTGTCTTCCAGGCGAGCAGAGATTGAAAAAGCGTTGAACGAAAAGGGCCTTCACTCTTCGAAGGGGGCCGAGGTTGCGACTTTGAGCACCAGGCAAAAAAAGACGGAAGTCGACCGTTCTTTGCTCTTTGAAAACGCCAAATCCGCAGCCGTCAACCATGGCTTTGACCCGTCCGCATGTTACGGAAAAACATCATTAGAATGGACCAAAGAAGACTTTCTTCGAGACTCTTTTGACCACGCGTCAACAATGACGGAAACACGTCTAAAAGCCGCTTTGATGGAATCCGCACAAGGTGTTTTTGACTCCAAAGAAGCTTTGAAAAAGTGCCAGGAAATGGAGCAATCCGGCGATTTAATCCGGCTCCAGGGTCCAGACGGTCGGGTAAGATATACGTCAAAAGAGATGTTTGAGCTTGAAAAAGACTTGGTTGACCGTGCCGAATCGCTCTCGAAGAACACCTGGCACACCGTCAGCAAGGACACGCTTTCCGTAGTCTACTCCACTAAAACAATGGCAGATGAGCAGAAAAAAGCACTCGAACACATCGTTGCCGACAACCGTCTTGCCGTCGTTCGCGGCGTTGCCGGAGCTGGAAAAAGTTACATGTTAGATGGTGCCAGGGAGGCTTGGGAACGTACCGGAATCCGCGTCCTCGGGTGTGCACCATCCGCCGATGCCGCTAAAAATCTGCAAGAAAGTGCGAATATCCAGAGCCTAACGTCTCACAAATTGTTGTCTCAGATCGAGTTCGGGCAACTGAAACTCGACAAGAAAACCGTAGTCGTTATGGATGAAGCGGGCATGACCGGCAGCCGGATCATGGCGCAGCTCGTCAACAAAGTCGACCATGCAGGCGCCAAACTGGTTCTAATCGGTGACACTGGCCAGCTCCAACCGGTCGACCCCGGTGCCGCTATGAGGTCGATACAAACAAAAATCGGATGCGAGGAAATGGTTGAAATCCGTCGTCAGCATAATGATGTTGACCGCCAAATCGTCCGTCATCTCGCTGACGGACAGGCAGAAAAGGCCGTGGCGCTCATGGATGAACGCGGGCAAATACACGTGCATAAAGACCAATCGGCGATCCGGGAAACCGTTGCAAACGCGGTTGTTGCGGATATTGTGGCCGGAAAATCATCACTCGCGATGGCTGGCATGAACCGCGAAGTCAGACAGATAAACGACTTGGTCCATGCCAAACTTCAGGAAAACGGACTCGTGGCTAAGGACGAAAAACCTTTTGTCACCGCGTATGGCGACCGTGGTTTTGCAGCAGGTGACCGGGTTCTTTTCCGCAAAAACGACTACAAAGCAGGTCTCTTGAACGGCCAGCGGGCAACGGTGTTATCATCGAAAGAAAACACGTTGACCGTGAAACTTGATGGCTCAGACCAGGTCAGAACTGTTACTGCTGACGACTATAAGCACCTCGACTTTGCCTACGCAGTCACGGTGCACAAGTCACAAGGTGCGACCGTTGACCGCGCACACTATGCGCTTGATCCAAGTATGGTTGACTCAAATTTGGGGTACGTGGCCGGGTCCAGACATCGCGAGAGTTTCGCTATGCATTGTACGACAGAGGACCGCGAAAATTTGGAAAAACTGCTAACTCGTGACCGTGAAAAGGACACCTCCGCTGATTATCGAAGAGAAGAAAAAGCTCCAGAGGTGGCACAAAAAAGCCCGGCACTGATCGAGTTTGAGGCGCAAATGGCGCGGTACAAAGAGATGCTGGCACAACAGGCGGCTGCGCGGGAGCGGACCGCTCAGGCTATTGCTCGTGACCGTGAGGCCGCGCAAGAATATTCTATGTGA